The following are from one region of the Acanthopagrus latus isolate v.2019 chromosome 2, fAcaLat1.1, whole genome shotgun sequence genome:
- the bicra gene encoding BRD4-interacting chromatin-remodeling complex-associated protein isoform X3 → MDDEDGRCLLDVICDPEALNDFLHGSETHGHVPEVQPAVQLSANEPTGLPRVSVDLDFLEDEDILGGSPGGEGGSNGIGTNHEPCDILQQSLAEANITEQSLQEAEAELDLGSFGIPGLTQVVQTLPDATLPGSGGAAVGVGIGVGVGGAAAIFPGSAPSNTSTPPSATADMLGSVLAQQGLQLQPQVMNKAISVQPFMQPMGLGNVTLQPISSLQALPNGSQSGHLGIGQIQVVGQPTVMTINQSGQPILAKAMGGYQLHQSGPEVSGAGSQAGLGGSGGGLLIQSNKGALGSPALNGPAVCVSSTNSSSGVTMTASTGLVGFGSTSLSSGIGPQTQTQGQIMQNVIIQRTPTPIQPKPPQGGAIQPKLFKQQQQQQQSQPAPQTLQNDAHKALGLQQIPVSTAQNVAFLTGKPGSNVVLSTQATTQGPQFQQTLFKQQAAQPSGKPLSVHLLNQQGSIVIPSQTVLQGQNHQFLLPQLQAGGQILTQHPGGHIITSQGPGGQLIANQILTTNQNINLGQVLTSQGHPGAHILSGPIQLQPGQMGTPTLFQMPVSLAQSQSQTQTHSVSGHAQTVIQGMPIQNSLTMLSQVEGLSPAVSLQPALQPQPGGVPSSNSTGAATMAQGQPGECVTVLGSSTDQAAHPTQQHVPQSSILAMQPALSVSTTATVPTSSPSMSVSTSSSVTAVGLVPPQAQHSPGRLLFTNQGSSMILSQESLQMFLQQEQRHQTENESTPSVGVPASVIVSSNSITAPAPAVHDSQLTDSWVGQSHSPSPGPSHMTAVVKQVPSSGHKQTLKIQGMSPSPTLTTHPAAPPVAVSPQPSHSPLTLSQQIQSPHQQQQSHPPSQPQPQSQTPSRSCTPSSHPPLFIVHNQIAESPQPAPQGQTQPQQTHIQVQLQPQPRPASQPAPYQQDMPPMSQSPKPPPAPPAQHQFTSPPVSTSAAAVVKAQVPIQGLTAEQQHHLQLVGAQIQTLSGIAQPSPQQKQLLDKLHQVQQNILLQAKQSAQPQPQPQPQPQPQPQATSQFSSQQDVPVDKVVLASSVSSGTPAQLPSVLQPTSVLVKTPATASSDLQVFSGAQGPAGAMVNQTVTPASLTQPAQVQPKPGVISSVGGMTLGKGGMQIQVLAQMPAPQPPAPVQTQTTMKMPFSAEPSKEASMLEQLRKQQGSVLHPNYSAPFHSFEDTLHRLLPYHLYQGTANSSQDYQRVDDEFEKVSCHLLKRTQAMLDKYRHLLFTESKQRLGPSAEMVMIDRMFIQEEKVALSQDRILAKERPEEFVANVRLLESVVSSQEKSSSAEQTPVSGGVAVAVPAPAPAAPAPAPLPNVTPNPPPGPTPAPVPAPAPVPVQAPAPAPAPAPAPAPSTTPSTTPFPPTKLVIKQGGGGASVSWSSSCPPPPPSGASRVVPEPTSQSTSFSRAPAASSSFSSSSSQAADDDDALPQRTSKPPMKTYEARRRIGLKLKIKQDQTGFSKVVHNTALDPVHTPQLQQSSQSISQPQTQPQFEAAVTHPKSHPSSTPPTTVIRTQSPVCTVSSASSVTTATTRCNPPLRGNVPPNAAPSSSTSSSHSWSSSTSSSSSSTQMNGTLDHHDVGGVKHNSASTATPSQTTCRLPLRKTYRENISPRVRPGVPGGGDESLSYPRPTPSPPRHEASSPPSERTVIASVKVEKRGREASHAHTESSHESGRLVSAMQGLDDMDEVFNRGIKTTQHHHLPQLLDREGAKERGEEHTDQETDVSKYKRASGKNRHRAGGTFRMDQHAPGPPSPESSFTRDSLLPAKRCKSDSPDMDNASFSSGSPPDDSLNEHLQCAIDSILNLQQEPSARGHHIKGGNSRSHQHQSQRPGGSAASSHRPSVPPSSSASSSSSLAQHPQVGGRGHNGSLVPQTQSR, encoded by the exons ATGGATGATGAAGACGGCAGGTGCCTTCTAGATGTAATTTG tgacCCAGAAGCTCTCAATGACTTTCTTCATGGATCTGAGACCCAT GGCCATGTTCCGGAGGTCCAGCCTGCAGTCCAGCTGTCGGCCAATGAGCCGACAGGCCTGCCTAGAGTCAGTGTCGACCTGGACTTCCTGGAGGATGAAGACATCTTGGGAGGATCCCCAGGTGGAGAAGGTGGGAGCAATGGCATTGGGACAAATCACGAACCATGTGACATCCTGCAGCAGAGCTTGGCTGAAGCCAACATCACAGAACAAAGCCTTCAGGAGGCAGAGGCTGAGCTGGACCTGGGCTCCTTTGGAATTCCAGGTCTTACGCAGGTGGTTCAGACGCTGCCTGATGCCACCCTTCCTGGGTCTGGAGGCGCTGCTGTTGGTGTAGGCATAGGTGTTGGTGTTGGGGGAGCAGCAGCAATTTTCCCAGGGTCTGCCCCCAGCAACACATCTACTCCCCCCAGTGCTACAGCTGATATGCTGGGGTCAGTGCTTGCCCAGCAGGGCCTCCAACTCCAACCCCAGGTCATGAACAAGGCCATTAGTGTTCAGCCATTTATGCAGCCCATGGGCCTAGGAAATGTGACGCTTCAACCCATTTCAAGTCTCCAAGCTCTTCCTAATGGGAGCCAGTCTGGACATTTGGGTATTGGACAGATTCAGGTTGTGGGCCAGCCTACAGTCATGACTATCAATCAGTCTGGGCAGCCAATCCTGGCAAAAGCCATGGGTGGTTACCAGCTGCATCAGTCTGGGCCAGAGGTATCAGGTGCTGGTTCTCAGGCGGGGCTCGGAGGCTCAGGGGGTGGACTTCTGATCCAAAGCAACAAAGGCGCTTTGGGATCTCCAGCTTTAAATGGACCGGCTGTTTGtgtcagcagcacaaacagcagcagtggtgttACAATGACTGCTTCTACTGGGCTTGTGGGCTTTGGCAGTACTTCTCTAAGTTCAGGAATTGGAccccagacacaaacacaaggccAAATCATGCAGAACGTGATCATCCAACGCACACCAACACCCATTCAGCCTAAACCCCCTCAGGGGGGAGCCATCCAACCGAAACtcttcaaacagcagcaacagcagcagcagtcccaGCCAGCACCCCAAACCCTGCAAAACGATGCCCACAAGGCTCTAGGGCTGCAACAAATTCCGGTTTCTACTGCTCAGAATGTAGCCTTCTTGACAGGAAAGCCAGGCTCTAACGTTGTCCTGAGTACTCAAGCCACAACACAAGGCCCTCAGTTTCAACAAACCCTATTCAAACAACAAGCAGCACAACCATCTGGCAAGCCCCTCAGTGTACACTTGTTAAACCAACAAGGCAGCATCGTTATTCCCTCTCAGACAGTTCTGCAAGGTCAGAATCACCAGTTTCTCCTGCCACAACTTCAAGCAGGTGGGCAGATCCTGACCCAGCACCCTGGGGGCCACATCATAACTAGTCAGGGTCCTGGTGGACAGCTCATTGCTAACCAGATTTTAACTACAAACCAGAACATCAACTTGGGTCAGGTGCTGACTTCACAAGGTCACCCTGGGGCACACATCCTCTCTGGACCCATTCAGCTCCAGCCTGGCCAGATGGGCACACCCACCCTTTTTCAGATGCCTGTCTCACTGGCCCAGAGTCAAAGCCAGACACAGACTCATTCTGTCTCAGGTCATGCCCAGACAGTCATACAGGGCATGCCAATCCAGAACTCCCTGACCATGCTTAGTCAAGTGGAGGGGCTGAGCCCCGCCGTCAGCCTCCAGCCAGCTCTTCAACCCCAGCCAGGTGGCGTCcccagcagcaacagcacagGAGCAGCAACCATGGCTCAAGGCCAGCCTGGAGAGTGTGTTACTGTGCTGGGCAGCTCCACAGACCAGGCTGCTCATCCTACTCAGCAGCATGTACCACAGTCCTCTATCCTGGCCATGCAACCGGCTTTGTCTGTGTCCACGACTGCCACAGTACCCACCTCTTCTCCGTCCATGTCCGTgtccacctcttcctctgtcacaGCAGTGGGGCTGGTCCCCCCTCAGGCTCAGCACAGTCCAGGGAGGTTACTCTTTACCAACCAGGGCTCCAGTATGATCCTGAGCCAGGAGTCTCTGCAGATGTTCCTGCAACAG GAGCAGCGCCACCAAACAGAGAATGAGTCAACCCCCTCTGTGGGCGTACCGGCGTCTGTAATCGTCAGCAGCAACAGCATCACTGCTCCGGCCCCCGCTGTCCATGACAGCCAATTAACTGACTCATGGGTGGGTCAGAGCCACAGCCCTTCCCCTGGCCCCTCCCACATGACAGCAGTGGTGAAGCAG GTACCCTCcagtggacacaaacagacCCTGAAGATCCAGGGCATGTCCCCCTCACCGACCTTGACCACTCACCCGGCAGCGCCCCCAGTGGCGGTCAGCCCTCAGCCTTCCCACTCCCCTCTCACTCTGAGCCAGCAGATCCAGTCGCCACACCAACAGCAACAgtctcatcctccctctcagcctcagccacagtcTCAGACTCCCTCCCGCTCATGCACACCCTCATCTCATCCTCCGCTTTTTATTGTCCATAACCAAATAGCAGAGTCCCCCCAGCCGGCTCCACAGGGCCAGACGCAGCCccagcagacacacattcaaGTTCAGCTTCAGCCTCAGCCTCGACCGGCCTCTCAGCCGGCCCCTTATCAGCAAGACATGCCTCCTATGTCACAGTCACCCAAGCCTCCTCCTGCACCACCTGCACAGCACCAGTTTACGTCTCCTCCTGTGAGCACATCTGCCGCTGCTGTCGTCAAAGCCCAGGTTCCCATCCAGGGCCTGACAGCggagcagcagcaccacctgcAATTAGTAGGAGCGCAAATTCAGACGCTGTCAGGCATCGCTCAGCCCTCACCTcagcagaaacagctgctggatAAACTGCACCAG GTCCAGCAGAACATCCTGCTGCAGGCCAAGCAGTCcgctcagcctcagcctcagcctcagcctcaacCTCAACCTCAGCCGCAAGCAACCAGTCAGTTCAGCTCGCAGCAAGATGTGCCTGTTGATAAAGTGGTTCTTGCGTCATCGGTCAGCAGTGGCACACCTGCTCAGCTTCCCTCAGTGCTGCAGCCGACGTCAGTGCTCGTCAAAACTCCGGCTACAG CATCAAGTGACTTACAGGTATTCTCAGGAGCCCAAGGGCCAGCTGGAGCAATGGTGAATCAGACTGTCACTCCTGCCAGCCTTACCCAGCCTGCACAG GTTCAGCCAAAGCCAGGGGTGATCAGCTCAGTTGGAGGGATGACTCTGGGGAAAGGTGGGATGCAGATACAGGTATTGGCTCAAATGCCTGCTCCTCAGCCTCCAGCTCCAGTACAAACTCAG ACAACAATGAAGATGCCTTTCAGTGCAGAGCCCAGCAAAGAAGCCAG TATGCTGGAACAGCTGAGGAAACAGCAGGGTTCAGTGCTTCACCCAAACTACAGTGCTCCTTTCCACTCATTTGAGGACACACTGCACAGACTGCTGCCTTACCATCTCTACCAGGGAACTGCCAACTCTTCTCAAGACTATCAGAGAG TGGATGATGAATTTGAGAAGGTGTCCTGCCATCTGCTTAAAAGAACCCAGGCCATGCTGGATAAATATCGCCACCTGCTCTTCACAGAGTCAAAA CAGAGACTGGGCCCCTCGGCAGAGATGGTGATGATCGACCGGATGTTCATTCAGGAGGAGAAGGTCGCACTGAGTCAGGACAGGATTTTGGCCAAGGAGAGACCAG AGGAGTTTGTGGCAAACGTGCGCTTGTTGGAGAGTGTAGTTTCATCCCAAGAGAAATCATCTTCTGCTGAGCAGACCCCGGTGAGTGGAGGTGTAGCTGttgctgtccctgctcctgcacctgcagctcctgcccCAGCACCTCTTCCAAACGTCACCCCAAACCCTCCTCCAGGACCTACTCCAGCTCCGGTTCCGGCTCCAGCTCCAGTTCCAGTTcaagctccagctccagctcccgctccagctccagctcctgcacCTTCTACCACCCCTTCCACCACCCCTTTTCCTCCTACCAAACTAGTAATAAaacagggtggaggtggagcctCTGTGTCTTGGTCCAGCAGCtgtccccctccacctccatctggaGCAAGCAGGGTGGTGCCCGAACCCACCAGCCAGAGCACCTCCTTCAGTCGCGCTcctgcagcatcctcctctttctcctcttcgtCCTCGCAAGCTGCTGACGATGACGACGCTCTCCCACAGAGAACCAGCAAACCGCCTATGAAGACTTACGAGGCTCGCAGGAGAATTGGCCTGAAGCTGAAGATCAAGCAAGATCAAACGGGGTTCAGTAAGGTAGTCCACAACACTGCCTTAGATCCAGTGCACACACCTCAACTTCAGCAGAGCAGCCAGTCCATATCGCAGCCTCAGACGCAGCCTCagtttgaagctgctgtaacGCACCCAAAGTCCCACCCTTCATCAACTCCTCCTACTACAGTCATCAGAACTCAGTCCCCCGTATGTACTGTTTCCTCTGCCTCATCGGTCACCACGGCAACCACTCGGTGTAATCCACCACTGAGAGGTAATGTTCCCCCCAATGCAGCTCCATCTTCCTCTACCTCTTCTTCTCATAGTTGGTcatcatccacctcctcctcctcctcctcaactcAAATGAATGGGACATTAGATCACCATGATGTAGGTGGCGTCAAACACAATTCTGCCTCCACTGCCACCCCCTCACAGACAACCTGCCGTCTCCCCCTTCGAAAAACCTACCGGGAAAACATTAGTCCCCGGGTCAGACCTGGTGTCCCAGGGGGAGGAGACGAAAGTTTGTCCTACCCCAGACCTACACCCTCACCCCCCAGGCACGAGgcctcatctcctccctcagaGCGGACTGTGATAGCCAGCGTGAAGGTGGAGAAAAGAGGCAGGGAGGCCTCGCACGCTCACACAGAGTCGAGCCACGAAAGTGGCCGTTTAGTGAGTGCAATGCAGGGGCTGGACGACATGGACGAGGTGTTCAACCGTGGTATCAAAACCACACAACACCATCATCTCCCGCAGCTCCTCGACAGGGAAGGGgcgaaggagagaggggaagagcaCACAGACCAAGAGACAGATGTAAGTAAATACAAGCGGGCAAGTGGGAAAAATAGACATAGGGCAGGTGGAACATTCAGAATGGACCAGCATGCCCCTGGGCCTCCCTCTCCAGAGTCCTCCTTTACACGAGACTCTTTGCTTCCTGCCAAACGCTGTAAGTCAGACTCCCCCGACATGGATAACGCCAGCTTCTCAAGCGGCAGCCCTCCGGACGACTCTCTGAATGAGCACCTGCAGTGCGCCATCGACAGCATCCTGAACCTGCAGCAGGAGCCTTCTGCCCGCGGGCACCACATTAAAGGGGGCAACAGCAGGTCCCACCAACACCAAAGCCAGCGCCCAGGGGGCTCGGCAGCCTCATCCCACAGACCCTCAGTcccaccttcctcctctgcttcctcgtcctcctccttggCCCAGCACCCTCAGGTTGGTGGCCGCGGCCACAATGGCAGCCTGGTTCCCCAGACTCAAAGCAGATAA